A single window of Sulfitobacter sp. JL08 DNA harbors:
- a CDS encoding AraC family transcriptional regulator, which yields MGPQPLLDYVRTLLHNAGIAQGVLTHKESGTVFLTHPATTQHDANVYRPLLCSVLQGAKEVGTSTRTLSVQAGQSLIVSNALPVVSRITDATPEYPYVALVFPLDLDLLRALAPSLPQSSAHRVSDPFSICLADSDDEMEGALLRYFLQSETEETRHVLAPITAREIHARLLIGQHGGTLQKLVWHENTASRIFAATHEIRSDLSKTLVVGELAGRVGMSSSAFFEQFKAVTGTSPLQYQKDLRLLHARNKLQTTGSKVSEIAYGVGYESSAQFSREYARKFGRAPRQDRVHKTVR from the coding sequence ATGGGCCCTCAACCATTATTGGACTACGTTCGGACGCTGCTTCACAATGCGGGGATTGCGCAGGGTGTGCTGACGCATAAGGAGAGCGGGACGGTTTTTCTCACCCACCCGGCGACCACTCAACACGACGCAAATGTTTACCGCCCGCTGTTGTGCTCTGTCTTGCAGGGCGCAAAAGAGGTTGGGACCAGCACCAGAACGCTCTCCGTGCAGGCCGGGCAGTCGCTTATCGTCAGCAACGCGTTGCCCGTTGTCTCAAGGATCACCGATGCCACTCCCGAATATCCCTACGTTGCTCTCGTGTTCCCACTTGATCTGGATCTTCTACGCGCCCTGGCCCCGTCCCTGCCGCAGTCATCCGCCCACCGAGTGTCGGATCCTTTTTCAATTTGTCTCGCAGACTCCGATGACGAGATGGAAGGCGCCCTGTTGCGATATTTTCTGCAGAGCGAAACCGAAGAGACGCGACACGTGCTGGCACCGATCACGGCGCGGGAAATCCATGCCCGCCTGCTGATAGGACAGCATGGCGGCACGCTTCAGAAACTGGTGTGGCACGAGAACACAGCCAGCCGGATTTTCGCAGCGACGCACGAAATCCGGTCAGATCTGAGCAAAACCCTCGTTGTCGGAGAGCTTGCCGGAAGAGTAGGTATGAGCAGTTCGGCCTTCTTCGAACAATTCAAGGCCGTCACGGGAACCTCGCCGCTGCAATACCAGAAAGACCTGCGTTTGCTACATGCCCGCAACAAGCTTCAAACCACCGGCTCAAAAGTGTCGGAGATTGCCTACGGGGTGGGATACGAAAGCTCGGCTCAGTTCTCGAGAGAATATGCCCGCAAATTCGGACGCGCCCCCAGACAGGATCGAGTTCATAAAACTGTCCGATAA